The DNA region GGATGTGCTGGGTAAGGATTGGCAAAAGTTAAAGCCCTTAGAGCGCCGAGCCATGCGCTCTAGTTTGCAGGTGATTTTTCAAGATCCATTTGGCTCACTTTCTCCGCGTATGAATGTGATGCAAATTGTTTCAGAGGGTTTGGATGTGCACTTTCCGAATTTGTCTGCGGCGGAGCGTGAGTCTCGCGTCCTGGATATTTTGCGAGAGGTGGGAATTGATCGTTCCGCCCTCACGCGTTATCCCCATGAATTTTCTGGTGGTCAGAGGCAGCGCATTGCAATCGCTCGTGCTTTGATTCTGAAGCCGCAGATCTTGGTATTGGATGAGCCAACTTCGGCATTGGATGTATCGATTCAAAAACAGGTGCTCGCTTTGCTAACTGAGCTCCAGAAAAAATACAACTTGGCTTATTTGATAATTAGCCATGATTTGGCGGTTATTCGGGCAATGTCACATGAGGTGATGGTGCTCAAAGGGGGAAGAGTTGTGGAGTTTGGTGATACCGAGACCCTCATTAAGCACCCTCGTCAGACTTATACCAAAGAGCTTTTTGCAGCCGCTGAACTGAGCTAAATAGGCCCTGCAAGGCGCTAAAGTGGTGCATTTACGCCCCATAATGGTAAATATGCCATTAAAAACAAAGAGTTATCCCAAGGTTTAGCACTTGGTGAAATAGATCTTCTTTGTTAGAATCGCCCGGTGTCACTTAAAAAAGACCTCTTGCCAACGCTGATTAAGCTGTTGCCGATCGCTGCGTTGATTGCAATCACATTGGCTGCCAATCCTGCACGAGCTGCGGATGCTGTTGCTGATGCCGCAAAAGACCTGCCTGCAGAAGTTGCTAAAGAGACTCCCAAAGAAACCATGTTTCAGGCGGGTAAGTCTTACTTTGCTCGTGTGTCAGATCGTTTGGCAGATTCCGTTACCGGCAAATCAGATGAATTAATTAATCGCGCTATGGAAGTGATTGGCGTACGTTATCGCTGGGATGCAGAGTTACCCCAATCTGGTTTGGACGGTAGTAGTTTTGTTGGCTATGTTTTTAAAGATAAGCTGGGTTTTTTATTGCCACGCAAATCTACTCAAATGAGCCGAGTGGGCAAACCGATTACTCGTGAAGAATTGCAACCTGGTGATTTAGTGTTCTTCAACACCATGCGTTTAACTTTCTCTCATGTCGGCATTTATGTTGGCGACAATAAATTCATTCACTCCCCATCTAAAGGTACCAGCGTCCGTGTAGACGACCTTGGTAGCCTCTACTGGGATAAGCGCTTTGATGGTGCTCGCCGCCTCGACGGCAGTGACAACTTGGGTGATGCAGAGCGTCAAGAGTTGTTGAATGAA from Polynucleobacter sp. AP-Elch-400A-B2 includes:
- a CDS encoding C40 family peptidase, producing the protein MSLKKDLLPTLIKLLPIAALIAITLAANPARAADAVADAAKDLPAEVAKETPKETMFQAGKSYFARVSDRLADSVTGKSDELINRAMEVIGVRYRWDAELPQSGLDGSSFVGYVFKDKLGFLLPRKSTQMSRVGKPITREELQPGDLVFFNTMRLTFSHVGIYVGDNKFIHSPSKGTSVRVDDLGSLYWDKRFDGARRLDGSDNLGDAERQELLNEVNKLKRKSRSL